In Ailuropoda melanoleuca isolate Jingjing chromosome 7, ASM200744v2, whole genome shotgun sequence, one genomic interval encodes:
- the FANCG gene encoding Fanconi anemia group G protein isoform X4 has product MEEAGVGAATGSRRESISPVKGESPLLGPRGEQRSCGGVRKRRDPSPLGWGPRRGRAYPATAPSRCPGPASATASHQTPLGSSVPHASCLDLWREKNDQLVRQVKVAQDSRLSLRRQQLAQDALEGFRGLLHSLRGLPAAVPVLPLELTVTCNFITLRASLAQGFTEDQAQDIQQGLERVLETQEQLGPRLECGLRGLWDSIFGYSSLLLELLPALHLLAGLQAALWLSTDSLGDLTFLLQTLNGNQSEASENLLLLLKTWSPPAEESDAPLTLQNARGLRDVLLTASAYRQGLQELITGSLPTALSSLQEAASGLCPRPVLVQVYTALGTCLRKMGNPQRALLYLVAALKGGSTWGPPLLEASRLYRQLGNTAAELESLELLVEALNVTHSSEAPQLLIEVELLLPRPHPASPLHCGTQSQAKYLLASRCLEVGRAEDAAEHYLDLLALMLDGSEPKVGPCIPEVFLEAAAALIQAGRAQDALTVCEELLSRTSSLLPKMPQLWEDARKGIKESPHCPSWVSATYLLQGQAWVQLGAQKEAISEFSRCLELLFRATPKDKEQGPASSGEKGCVSDVALQQLRAAALISRGLQWVASGQDTKALQDFLLSVQMCPGHQDASFHLLQTLRRMDRRDEATALWWRLEAQTKLPQENAAWSLPLYLETYLGWICFPDRETLLEEFQTSLPEPCDL; this is encoded by the exons ATGGAAGAGGCGGGGGTGGGAGCCGCCACAGGGTCCAGGAGAGAGTCCATTTCTCCTGTAAAGGGCGAGTCGCCCCTACTGGGGCCCCGAGGGGAGCAAAGGAGCTGCGGGGGGGTGCGGAAGCGCAGGGACCCCTCCCCGCTTGGATGGGGACCGCGGCGGGGCCGGGCTTACCCTGCAACAGCCCCCTCTAGGTGTCCGGGCCCAGCCTCGGCCACCGCGTCTCACCAGACTCCTCTGGGCTCCTCAGTGCCACACGCCAGCTGCCTAGACCTGTGGAGGGAAAAGAATGATCAGCTAGTTCGACAGGTCAAG GTGGCTCAGGACTCGCGTCTGTCTCTAAGGCGACAGCAGTTGGCTCAAGATGCACTGGAAGGGTTCAGGGGACTCCTCCATAGTCTGCGGG GACTCCCTGCCGCTGTTCCTGTTCTCCCATTGGAATTGACTGTTACCTGCAATTTCATTACCTTGAGGGCAAGCCTGGCACAGGGTTTCACTGAGGACCAGGCACAGGATATCCAACAGGGCCTGGAGAGAG TGCTGGAGACCCAGGAGCAGCTGGGGCCCAGACTGGAATGTGGGCTCAGGGGTCTGTGGGACTCCATTTTCGGTTATTCCTCCCTTCTGCTGGAGCTACTCCCTGCCCTTCACCTCCTGGCTGGCCTGCAGGCTGCCCTCTGGCTCAGCACTGACAGTCTTGGGGACTTGACCTTCCTGCTGCAGACCTTGAATGGCAACCAG AGTGAGGCCTCCGAGAATCTGCTACTGCTTCTGAAAACTTGGAGCCCCCCAGCTGAGGAGTCAGATGCGCCATTGACCCTGCAGAATGCCAGGGGCTTAAGGGATGTCCTTCTTACAGCTTCTGCCTATCGCCAAG GCCTCCAGGAGCTGATCACAGGAAGCCTGCCCACGGCACTGAGCAGCCTGCAAGAAGCAGCCTCAGGTCTGTGCCCGCGGCCTGTGTTGGTCCAGGTGTACACGGCTCTGGGGACCTGTCTCCGTAAAATG GGCAATCCACAAAGAGCTCTGCTGTACTTGGTGGCAGCCCTGAAAGGGGGATCAACCTGGGGTCCCCCGCTTCTGGAGGCCTCCAGGCTGTATCGGCAACTTGGGAACACAGCAGCAGAGCTGGAGAGTCTGGAGCTGTTGGTTGAG GCCTTGAATGTCACTCACAGTTCTGAAGCCCCCCAGCTTCTCATTGAAGTAGAGTTACTACTCCCCAGACCTCACCCGGCCTCACCCCTTCACTGTGGCACACAGAGCCAGGCCAAGTACTTGTTAGCAAGCCGATGCTTAGAGGTGGGAAG GGCAGAGGATGCTGCAGAGCATTACTTGGACCTGCTGGCTCTGATGCTGGATGGCTCAGAGCCAAAGGTGG gccCTTGTATACCCGAGGTGTTCTTAGAGGCAGCAGCAGCGCTGATCCAGGCAGGCCGAGCCCAGGATGCCTTGACTGTTTGTGAGGAGCTGCTCAGCCGCACGTCATCTCTGCTTCCCAAGATGCCCCAGCTGTGGGAAGATGCCAGAAAAGGAATCAAGGAGTCACCACACTGCCCATCCTGGGTCTCTGCCACCTACCTGCTTCAGGGTCAAGCCTGGGTACAGCTGGGGGCCCAAAAAGAAGCAATTAGTGAATTTAGCCG GTGCCTTGAGCTGCTGTTCCGGGCCACACCTAAGGACAAAGAACAAG GGCCTGCTTCCAGTGGTGAGAAGGGATGTGTATCAGATGTGGCACTACAACAGCTTCGGGCAGCTGCCCTGATTAGTCGTGGACTGCAGTGGGTGGCCAGTGGCCAAGATACCAAAGCCCTACAGGACTTCCTCCTCAGTGTGCAGATGTGCCCAG gTCATCAGGATGCTTCCTTTCACCTGCTTCAGACTCTGAGGAGGATGGATCGGAGGGATGAGGCCACTGCTCTCTGGTGGAGGCTAGAGGCCCAAACTAAGTTGCCACAGGAGAATGCTGCATG GTCTCTCCCCCTGTACCTAGAAACCTATTTGGGCTGGATTTGTTTCCCTGACCGTGAAACCCTTCTTGAGGAGTTTCAGACATCTCTGCCGGAGCCTTGTGATCTGTAG